Proteins found in one Amycolatopsis umgeniensis genomic segment:
- a CDS encoding TetR family transcriptional regulator — protein MTDERPLRADARRNRTRVLEAAERVFTAKGTSAPTEVVAREAGVGVGTVFRHFPTKEALLEAVLYARLHRFADEAEATVAAESPDPGVAFFGFLTGWIEMAGAKNAYFEALSAAGVSVPTTGSVIGVRLKEALGVLLNRAQDTGDVRKDLCVDELIPVIIGTAKAAEHAGPELRTRTICILFDGLRPRQA, from the coding sequence GTGACGGACGAGAGACCGCTCCGAGCCGATGCCCGCCGTAACCGGACAAGGGTGTTGGAGGCTGCGGAGCGCGTCTTCACAGCCAAGGGCACCAGTGCGCCGACCGAAGTAGTCGCCCGTGAAGCAGGCGTCGGGGTCGGCACGGTTTTCCGGCACTTCCCGACGAAGGAAGCCCTGCTGGAAGCCGTTCTTTACGCGCGCCTTCACCGCTTCGCCGACGAAGCGGAAGCCACCGTCGCCGCTGAGTCGCCCGATCCGGGAGTGGCGTTCTTCGGCTTCCTCACCGGCTGGATCGAGATGGCGGGCGCCAAGAACGCCTACTTCGAAGCCCTGTCAGCGGCCGGAGTCAGCGTGCCGACCACGGGATCGGTCATCGGCGTCCGGCTCAAGGAGGCGCTCGGCGTACTCCTCAATCGCGCGCAGGACACCGGCGACGTCCGCAAGGACCTCTGCGTCGACGAACTGATCCCCGTCATCATCGGCACGGCGAAGGCGGCGGAGCACGCCGGACCCGAGTTACGGACCCGGACGATCTGCATTCTCTTCGACGGACTTCGGCCGCGTCAGGCGTAG
- a CDS encoding NACHT domain-containing protein: MYRILLAATRICLFAFLVGGFVVVAGQTLGIVVGFGPIVTTFGTDVADSVCVIAGIAGILAFLTCYAGAGGGEVAAVAADLAATQSQPVGRWTLAAARGKETAGDNAFVDALEHALGSLGRSPGVEEIVQEINVYFTQHGRRQCATYSTVDNPGTGPFFHVPRGSGAVDHARIAELHRLDNARFGISGRGVRNVSDPGDYFAARTTALAELLSWLGSGTHDRRARVVVGDPGSGKTALLGRLLMLTDRRHPARRHLRPEPEPGPEMDVLALHARGDDVFAELATVLGNPRASHDELQLMLSVRDTPLLVIVDGLDEAPDSGHFARMLRPFTTLPEVRLVIGSRRPLLPELGTGVAVIDLDAAGHLTSKDLASYARDVLLDAQDPDSLSPYRGRFEDATEVGEVIAASAGHMFLYAQVTASAVVKGQITVDTTEPGWKNRLPNDINQAYSTYLARFGDQRRKVERLLRPLAYAQGAGLPRSAVWSAMATALSGERCTAEDVHWLLETAGEYIAERPSADGPVHRLFHETMAGYLRRSFQDADSHRAITFALLDLVPADPSGRREWTVAHPYLRRHLATHAAAAGLLDRMLADTDFLVHASPDDLLRALHGAPVQTGGAIYRASASVHRHLDHRRRQQLLAMDAARFNAGDLHRDLSRNLVWATRWATGQQISPALRTTLPGGGSVTSVACTSVRGNAMAVTIGAGRTVRTWELTTGLPGATFELPESDPVSCATAPDRPLVIIGDDEGTVWTWDLITGARTGYPSEQDCIHAVAYGTLDGVPIAVTGGEDGSLHVVDLVTHDRTVLNGRRGWVKAVAYGLVAGRPTAATLGSDGVIRLWDLAEGTLSRLVGPHEQAMDLALAELDGEPVVVTASDSTKVWDVRTGAARAEMGRGDGWANAVTCTILDGRPVAVIASDQGTVRVRDLATGESRATLTGHRSWVNAVTCVEVDGHPLAVTASDDGSVRGWDLTIAASGGLAAAGHTAEVTALDGAVTAGRTVVVSVSEDRTARVWDMLTGEIRCVLTGHGAPVYDVACTVVDDRPVAVTGVGDGTVGVWDLDTGQPAYTLQGHSGLVYLVSCTEVGGRRTALSASSDGTVRVWDLAAGDLTWVLDEHEGPVRTIAVTSVGGDPVLLTGGHVGPVRMWNLATGEMLATLPDSAGGGVIATTTIGGRPVAVVNSLRDNSTGVWDLAALTRTPLAAPPAHALTVQESVRGNGPVAVLACLDRTVQIWDLVHDERLSTLHGLAEPVRRVGCLTIDGRPAVVTIGNDDTVRLWDLGTAREMATFDFAGPVGSVRYFAQEARLVVATGWDLAVLEKAGHG, translated from the coding sequence GTGTACCGGATACTGCTGGCCGCGACCAGAATCTGCCTGTTCGCGTTCCTCGTCGGCGGCTTCGTGGTCGTCGCCGGGCAAACGCTCGGCATCGTCGTCGGCTTCGGGCCGATCGTGACGACGTTCGGCACCGATGTCGCCGACAGCGTGTGCGTCATCGCCGGCATCGCGGGGATTCTCGCGTTCCTTACCTGTTACGCCGGAGCCGGTGGCGGCGAGGTCGCCGCCGTGGCGGCCGATCTGGCGGCGACCCAGTCACAGCCGGTGGGGCGCTGGACGCTGGCCGCGGCACGCGGCAAGGAGACGGCCGGCGACAACGCCTTCGTCGACGCGCTCGAGCACGCCCTCGGCTCGCTCGGCCGCAGTCCTGGTGTCGAAGAGATCGTGCAGGAGATCAACGTCTACTTCACCCAGCACGGCAGGCGACAGTGCGCGACGTACTCCACGGTCGACAACCCGGGTACCGGACCGTTCTTCCATGTCCCACGCGGCAGCGGGGCCGTCGACCACGCCCGCATCGCCGAGTTGCATCGGCTCGACAACGCCCGCTTCGGCATATCCGGTCGCGGCGTGCGGAATGTGAGCGACCCGGGAGACTACTTCGCCGCACGGACGACGGCGCTCGCCGAACTCCTGTCCTGGCTGGGATCCGGCACGCACGACCGCCGCGCCCGGGTCGTGGTCGGCGATCCCGGCTCGGGCAAGACCGCGCTGCTGGGCAGGCTGCTCATGCTCACCGACCGGCGTCACCCGGCCCGCCGTCATCTGCGCCCGGAGCCCGAACCCGGACCCGAGATGGACGTCCTGGCGCTGCACGCGCGCGGGGACGACGTTTTCGCCGAACTGGCCACCGTGCTCGGAAACCCTCGAGCGAGCCATGACGAACTCCAGCTCATGCTGAGCGTGCGCGACACCCCGCTCCTGGTGATCGTCGACGGTCTGGACGAGGCCCCGGACAGCGGGCACTTCGCCAGGATGCTGCGGCCGTTCACCACGCTTCCCGAAGTGCGGCTCGTGATCGGCTCGCGCCGTCCGCTCCTGCCGGAATTGGGCACGGGAGTCGCGGTGATCGATCTGGACGCCGCGGGCCATCTCACCTCCAAGGACCTCGCTTCCTACGCACGGGACGTCCTCCTCGACGCCCAGGACCCGGACAGCCTTTCCCCCTACCGCGGCCGATTCGAGGACGCCACCGAGGTCGGCGAGGTGATCGCCGCATCGGCCGGTCACATGTTCCTCTACGCCCAGGTGACGGCTAGCGCCGTCGTCAAAGGCCAGATCACCGTCGACACCACGGAACCCGGCTGGAAAAACCGGCTGCCGAACGACATCAACCAGGCCTACTCCACCTACCTCGCCCGGTTCGGCGACCAGCGGAGAAAAGTCGAACGCCTGCTGCGGCCGCTCGCGTACGCGCAAGGAGCCGGTCTGCCCCGGTCGGCCGTCTGGTCCGCCATGGCCACCGCGCTCTCAGGCGAGCGGTGCACCGCCGAAGACGTGCACTGGCTCCTCGAAACCGCGGGTGAGTACATCGCGGAACGCCCTTCGGCGGACGGTCCCGTCCACCGGTTGTTCCACGAAACCATGGCGGGCTACCTCCGCCGTTCCTTCCAGGACGCGGACTCTCACCGGGCGATCACCTTCGCGCTCCTGGATCTGGTGCCCGCCGATCCGTCCGGCCGTCGCGAGTGGACGGTCGCGCACCCGTACCTCCGCCGCCATCTGGCCACTCATGCGGCCGCCGCAGGCCTGCTCGACCGCATGCTGGCCGATACCGATTTCCTCGTGCACGCCTCCCCGGATGATCTGTTGCGGGCCCTGCACGGCGCGCCCGTCCAGACCGGCGGCGCGATCTATCGGGCGTCCGCGTCCGTCCACCGTCATCTGGATCATCGACGCCGTCAGCAGCTTCTCGCCATGGACGCCGCCCGCTTCAACGCTGGAGATCTTCACCGCGATCTCTCCCGGAACCTGGTCTGGGCCACGCGATGGGCGACAGGCCAACAGATCAGCCCCGCGCTGAGAACGACCCTCCCGGGCGGCGGGAGCGTGACGTCGGTGGCCTGCACGAGCGTGCGCGGCAACGCCATGGCCGTCACCATCGGCGCCGGACGGACGGTCCGCACGTGGGAACTCACCACCGGGCTTCCGGGTGCCACCTTCGAGCTTCCCGAATCGGACCCGGTCTCGTGCGCCACGGCTCCGGATCGGCCGCTGGTGATCATCGGGGACGACGAGGGGACGGTGTGGACGTGGGACCTGATCACCGGCGCCCGGACCGGGTACCCCAGCGAGCAGGACTGCATCCACGCCGTTGCGTACGGGACTCTCGACGGCGTTCCCATCGCGGTCACCGGCGGCGAAGACGGCTCGCTCCACGTCGTGGATCTCGTCACCCATGACCGCACCGTCCTGAATGGACGTCGAGGGTGGGTCAAGGCCGTCGCCTACGGGTTGGTCGCCGGCCGTCCGACAGCTGCAACCCTCGGCAGCGACGGCGTGATCCGGCTCTGGGATCTCGCCGAGGGCACGTTGTCGAGGCTTGTCGGCCCGCATGAGCAGGCGATGGACCTGGCTCTCGCGGAACTCGACGGGGAACCGGTGGTGGTGACCGCGAGCGACAGCACCAAGGTCTGGGATGTCCGCACCGGCGCGGCACGCGCGGAGATGGGCCGCGGCGACGGGTGGGCCAATGCCGTCACCTGCACCATCCTCGACGGTCGGCCGGTCGCCGTCATCGCCAGTGACCAGGGGACGGTCCGCGTTCGCGACCTGGCGACCGGCGAGTCGCGCGCGACCCTCACCGGGCACCGGAGCTGGGTCAACGCGGTCACCTGTGTCGAGGTGGACGGTCATCCGCTCGCGGTGACGGCGAGCGACGACGGGTCCGTTCGCGGCTGGGACCTCACGATCGCGGCCTCGGGTGGACTGGCCGCGGCCGGTCACACAGCCGAAGTCACGGCCCTCGACGGAGCCGTCACGGCCGGCCGCACGGTGGTGGTCAGCGTCAGCGAAGACCGGACGGCCCGCGTCTGGGACATGCTGACCGGCGAAATCCGCTGCGTCCTGACCGGTCATGGGGCGCCCGTGTACGACGTGGCGTGCACCGTCGTCGACGACCGCCCCGTGGCTGTCACCGGAGTGGGCGACGGCACGGTCGGGGTGTGGGATCTGGACACCGGCCAACCGGCGTACACCCTGCAGGGGCACTCCGGGCTCGTGTATCTCGTCTCGTGCACCGAAGTGGGCGGCAGGCGAACGGCGCTCAGCGCGAGCAGCGACGGGACTGTCCGGGTGTGGGACCTCGCCGCCGGTGACCTCACCTGGGTCCTCGATGAGCACGAGGGACCGGTACGTACCATCGCCGTCACCAGCGTCGGCGGCGACCCCGTCCTGCTGACCGGTGGGCACGTGGGTCCGGTACGGATGTGGAATCTGGCCACCGGTGAGATGCTCGCGACCTTGCCGGACTCCGCCGGTGGGGGTGTCATCGCCACCACCACGATCGGCGGCCGACCGGTAGCCGTCGTCAACAGCCTGCGCGACAACAGCACCGGTGTCTGGGACCTCGCCGCTTTGACCCGCACTCCCCTGGCCGCGCCACCCGCGCACGCGCTGACCGTCCAGGAGTCGGTGCGAGGGAACGGTCCGGTGGCCGTACTCGCCTGTCTCGACCGGACCGTTCAGATCTGGGATCTGGTCCACGACGAGCGCCTGTCCACGCTGCACGGCCTCGCCGAACCGGTACGCCGGGTCGGCTGCCTGACGATCGACGGCCGTCCCGCGGTCGTCACCATCGGAAACGACGACACCGTGCGGCTGTGGGACCTGGGGACCGCCAGGGAGATGGCCACGTTCGACTTCGCGGGCCCGGTCGGCTCGGTGCGGTACTTCGCGCAAGAAGCCCGGCTGGTCGTGGCCACCGGCTGGGATCTCGCTGTACTGGAGAAAGCGGGACACGGGTGA
- a CDS encoding SGNH/GDSL hydrolase family protein, translating into MTNRLVCLGDSFTEGVGDEDPSSPNGVRGWADRVAGQLAGNHQDFRYANLAIRGKLLGQVLAEQLDTALALNPDLVTLYAGGNDLMRPKVDIDALLDDYDAAVGKIVATGARVVLFTGVDGVEDALFRRIRGRVAIYNEHVRGIAARHGALLVDMWSMRQLRDRRLWAPDRLHLNSLGHNEIAIAVLDALGEPHKLTPAELGPRPLLSPQARRTENLQWGKEHAVPWIRRRLRGESSGDALAPKRPTMDPYA; encoded by the coding sequence ATGACCAACCGCTTAGTTTGTCTAGGTGATTCCTTCACCGAGGGTGTCGGCGACGAGGACCCGTCGTCCCCCAACGGCGTCCGCGGCTGGGCAGACCGCGTCGCGGGCCAGCTCGCGGGCAATCACCAGGACTTCCGCTACGCGAACCTCGCGATCCGCGGCAAGCTCCTCGGGCAGGTTCTCGCGGAACAGCTCGACACGGCGCTCGCGCTGAACCCGGACCTCGTGACGCTGTACGCGGGCGGCAACGACCTGATGCGGCCGAAGGTCGACATCGACGCCCTCCTCGACGACTACGACGCCGCGGTCGGCAAGATCGTCGCCACCGGCGCTCGCGTCGTTCTCTTCACCGGTGTCGACGGGGTCGAGGACGCGCTGTTCCGCCGGATCCGGGGCCGCGTCGCGATCTACAACGAGCACGTCCGCGGAATCGCTGCGCGGCACGGGGCACTGCTCGTGGACATGTGGTCGATGCGTCAACTGCGTGACCGGCGCCTGTGGGCACCGGACCGCCTGCACCTGAACTCCTTGGGGCACAACGAGATCGCCATCGCCGTCCTCGACGCTCTCGGCGAACCGCACAAGCTCACGCCCGCCGAACTCGGACCACGTCCGCTGCTCAGCCCGCAGGCACGGCGTACGGAGAACCTGCAGTGGGGCAAGGAGCACGCCGTCCCGTGGATCAGGCGACGGCTGCGTGGCGAGTCCTCTGGAGACGCGCTTGCGCCGAAGCGGCCGACGATGGATCCCTACGCCTGA